The following proteins are co-located in the Geovibrio ferrireducens genome:
- the sfsA gene encoding DNA/RNA nuclease SfsA: MFVFPPLFKAEFVKRYKRFFTDVVKDGILTTVHNPNTGSMKNLLTPGNTVLCSVSDNPARKLPCTLEAMCVNGEWLVVNTMVVNRIAESAINDGEIEELGRVSLCRREYPYDEARLDFYVESDRGRFLIEVKNCTLYDDETVMFPDAVTTRGKKHLEVLQRAVKEGYNACMLYMCQVKRNSFRPAHEIDPAYAAEFERAKAAGVKILVYYTDFDPEKGTVSLRKMV; this comes from the coding sequence ATGTTTGTATTCCCTCCGCTTTTCAAAGCAGAATTTGTAAAAAGATATAAAAGGTTTTTTACGGATGTCGTTAAGGACGGTATTTTAACCACGGTTCATAATCCTAACACGGGCTCCATGAAAAACCTTCTGACACCGGGAAACACTGTGCTGTGTTCTGTTTCGGATAACCCTGCCCGTAAGCTGCCATGCACTCTGGAGGCAATGTGCGTAAACGGGGAGTGGCTTGTGGTTAACACTATGGTTGTGAACCGTATAGCCGAGAGCGCCATAAATGACGGTGAGATAGAGGAACTTGGCCGTGTGAGCCTTTGCCGCAGGGAGTACCCGTATGATGAGGCGAGGCTCGATTTCTATGTGGAGTCAGACAGGGGCAGGTTTCTTATCGAGGTGAAAAACTGTACTCTGTACGATGACGAAACAGTGATGTTTCCCGATGCGGTGACAACGAGAGGCAAAAAGCATCTGGAAGTCCTGCAAAGGGCGGTGAAAGAAGGTTATAATGCGTGTATGCTTTACATGTGTCAGGTGAAGCGGAACTCCTTCCGCCCTGCACATGAGATAGACCCCGCATACGCCGCCGAGTTTGAGCGGGCAAAAGCCGCCGGAGTAAAAATTCTGGTTTATTACACTGATTTTGATCCTGAGAAGGGGACGGTCAGTCTGAGGAAGATGGTTTAA
- a CDS encoding type II toxin-antitoxin system death-on-curing family toxin codes for MRFLSLAEVLEIHKDQIARYGGMLGVRDIELLKSALGMPPASYAGEYLHTDIFEMAAAYLFHIAKNHPFNDGNKRVGIAAALVFLLLNGYELDAPEDDVAEMVIAVASGKLSKAEAAVFIRKQSRVQQA; via the coding sequence ATGAGATTTCTTAGTCTGGCAGAAGTGCTTGAAATCCATAAAGATCAAATAGCCCGCTACGGCGGAATGCTCGGAGTAAGGGATATTGAACTGCTGAAATCAGCTCTTGGCATGCCGCCCGCTTCTTACGCCGGTGAATATCTTCATACTGATATTTTTGAAATGGCTGCCGCATACCTGTTTCATATTGCCAAAAACCACCCGTTTAACGATGGGAACAAGCGTGTGGGGATAGCAGCCGCTTTGGTTTTCCTTCTGCTCAACGGTTACGAACTTGACGCACCGGAAGATGACGTTGCTGAAATGGTCATTGCTGTTGCCTCAGGAAAGCTCAGTAAAGCAGAAGCCGCTGTCTTTATCCGTAAGCAGAGCAGAGTTCAGCAGGCTTAA
- a CDS encoding AbrB/MazE/SpoVT family DNA-binding domain-containing protein, translating into MIKNLTKHGNSLALVIEKPILELLGANSETAFEITTDGQILILSPVKDKDKTDAFKNALEKVNERYPKALKKLSE; encoded by the coding sequence ATGATAAAAAACCTGACAAAGCACGGGAACAGTCTGGCACTAGTTATTGAAAAGCCTATTTTAGAACTGCTTGGAGCAAACTCAGAAACAGCTTTTGAAATAACCACAGACGGACAGATACTTATACTTTCACCTGTTAAAGATAAAGACAAAACTGACGCATTCAAAAATGCTCTCGAAAAAGTTAATGAGCGCTATCCGAAAGCACTCAAAAAACTAAGCGAATAA